The genome window TTGTTTCCAACTATTGAGTAATTGAGTGTACAGATCGTACATTTCTGGACGCCTATTTAATTCCATAAAAAACTTCGTCATTTTTTCGTTATCCTGAACTCCTTCAATACCCACAATATGTTGACCCCCCTCGTAAACAAATAACTTGAGACCTTTTTTTTGAGCCACATCTAAAAAATACTTAAAGTCATTCTCAACATCGGGCAAACTATCTTTGAAGCCAGGAAATAACCCGCCCTCTCTTAATTGTTTAAAAGCTTTGCCAAACCCGCCATCTGCGTCCTTCAACCAAGACTCTACTGTACTGAGACTTTCTTTCCCGCCCAAGTTTCCGCTAAAATATCCAGCTATGGCTAAGGCATCAATACCGTGTTGATAACAAGGTTTATTGCCTTCAGCCACCCAATAGGAACACTCTAAAGCATAAGTTTCTAACTCTCTCCAAGCTCTTTGAGTTCCTAACACGCAGACAACTCGATTCTTTTGGTCCCCAAAAACCCCTTTCCAGATATCGCACATTTGAGCACTACGCATTCCGTGCCATTGCATAAAAGCATCGCCTTTATCTCCCCACTTCGCTTTACCTTGTTCCAAAGCATAATGCGATTGTGGAAATGACCAATTCCAAACCTCATTAGAATACTCTACATTAACTTTCAGCTTTGGATCTAAACTATCTTTGACCATTTTAGCAAAGTTAGTCATATATTCATCCGTAGCCTGATGCGGCATATTAAACCAGGGTTCTGCTTTGATTTTGTTAGCTAACTTCACCATAACTTCTATGGGAACATTTCCTCTGTAAGCATAGGATATACTCTCTGGTTTAGGTCGGTTTGACCAGTCTTTTTGTTCCGAACCATTTGTCGCCATCCAGTCCATAAAACGCAAGACTCTAAATTTTTTAATCTTGTCTATAAACAGCGGATTAAATATTTCACCGCTTTGATAAAGCTGTTCATCCTGGGAGTGAACAACTTTAATATTGCGGATATAGTTCCCTGTTTTCTTGGGATCGGTAGCAGTAATTGTAATCATGATGCCTCCGCCTTGTGTGGCATCTACATTAATGATATCCCTCCCGGGTTTCGACGCAGCCTCATCTTTTTTGGCATCAAAGCCATATTCGATCGCACCTTCACCCTCATAACTAACAATATATTGCCCTGAAGGATAGCGATTGGGGATTTCCCTAAGTAATAGCGTACTTACCCTAGTATATTTAGGAGCATCTTCGGGGGATGGGAGAGACTTCACCCACCCATTTTCATCAAGATTTAAAAGATTATACTCCTCTGTATCCCATTCACCTTTACAGTTTGGTTGTCCGCTGACGCATTGAGTTATCCATTGTCTAGAAGATTTGAAAGCATCTAAAAAGGGTAATTGTGTGGAGTAGTCAGCAATACCATTAAGCCCTACTCCTAAAGAAGAGCGAGAATTTGACGTATTTTGTACATCTGTACGCACAGCTACTTTGTTATCTGTTTGCCGTGCTGCTGTGGGAGCAATATTAGTTGTTAAAGCCCAACAGCCGGGAATGAAAATGACAAAAATTAATAAACCCAGCACAAAGCCCAGAGCTTTGTTGTTCGATCTGATACTTAATCGAGACATAAATTTGACTGATTTTATTGTTTCAGGTAAAATCCGAGCGGTAAAACAGTTTTAATTTTGATATCTTATCAAAAAGTTCCTTCTAAAACTATCAGCTATAAGATTATTAACATTTTTGCCTCTGTGTGGAGGGGCGAGATCCCTTTCTGTCCCCAAGTGCGATCGCCCATCTAACCGTTTTTAGCCAAATCTTCTGTTTTCGGAGTTTCTGAAGTGGAGGGGAATGTTAATTGGATGTTAATATCCATTGATATTGTACTTTGCTCCAGCCAAGCTATATTAACTATCTTTATTAATGCTTCTGTAGGTACAGAATTATTTATTTTAAATTCAGGAGAAGACTGAGTTTTATATCCGGCTTCTTCTAGCCGATCGCAAATATTGCGCCAATTTCCTACAGGTTCGTTAGGTACATCTGCGATTTTTTAAACATACTGGTATAAAGTTTTACACAAATAAACCTCTGCACTTTTGGAACTCTGAAACAGTTGGCGGGCGATTTCGGCGGGACTGCAACCGGAAAGCAATCCTCGGAGGTAAAGTTTTTCTGTTTCTGTTAATCCCCTGCGCGATCGGGGAGAGATTTGCCGTTTAGCTTCTGCAAAAGCTTGGTAAAGTCTTTCTAAGTCCCAGTGTTTGGCGGCTTCGGCAAATAAATCTTCTTTTGATGCCATTTTCGGGTGTGGTGAGATGTGGCTAACAATAGCATAACCGAAATTGCTAGCGTTTGTTAGTTGTTTGCTAACAATAGGTAGTTTAGTATTAAATTACCCACTCATTGTCTCAGTGCAAATACTTAGAAAAGCGGGAAAGTGCGATCGCGATATTTCAAATTTTGCCTGTTTAGTTAACTTTCGTTAGTCAAACAGTTAGTTTTTGTCCCTTACACTGAGGTATTCCAATGGCTAAAGGTGATGAAATAGCGAAAGCGGCAGGTTCCGCTGCTGCGGGTGCTGCTGCGGGTGCTGGTGTGGTAGCTGCTTCTGGTTTTACGGCAATTGGTGCTGTTGGTGGAGGTGCAGGTATGGGTGCTGCTGCTGGCCCCGTTGGTATAGCCGTAGGTGCATTAGCAGGTTTGGCATTTTACGGGATTAGCAAGGCTCTTTCTGACGACTAAACATTGACTCGCGCCAGGGACTGAAGTCCCTGGCTAATAACTAAAGTCGGTTGAAACCGACTGAAATGATCGGGCAATTATCTTTGTGTCATTTTTTTTTCACCATTATTAATTTATGTCTTCTCAAGAATTCCAAGCAGCCTACAACAGCATCAAGGACACAGGTTATCGCCTCTTACAATATCTTAAAGAATTTCAAGAGGGGCTCGGCATTCAGGGAGATGAAAGTCAAGGGCTACAAAGCATTGAAGATGAAATTAACAAAGCTTTAAAGGCTTTGCAAGATCAGAAATATCAAGTAGCCGTCATTGCAGCAATGAAAGCTGGCAAAAGCACCTTCTTGAATTCTATCATCGGTGCTGATGTACTGGCGAGTGAAACGGCCGCCTGTACTATCTGCCGTACAGATGTCCGACACATTAAACCAGGCGAAACCCCTAAACTTTTAGAGTATCGAGAAGGAGAAAGAAAACCAGTCATTCTTGTTGAGGGTGATGCAGGCGAAATTCAGCAAAAATTCCTGCTGCGTACCCGTGAAATCCGAGAACAAGGCAATCCCGATAACACTACACGCTTTGAGATAGAGCATCCGATTGAAGCAATTAGCCAATTATCTTCTCTCACAGGCTTTACCTTAGTTGATACTCCCGGCCCTAATGAGTGGGAGTCTGCAAACTTCAACATTAATGAACTAAAGCAGACAGCACTAGAAGCACTGCGAACCTGCAATGCCATTCTGTTTATTTTAAACTACGCATCCTACAAAGATAATGCAGTTGCCGATTTGTTTAAGGATGTTGTTGAAAATCGTAAGGATTTTATAGCTGAGAACACGGGAAAAATTTACTTTATTTTGAATAAAGTTGACCAAAAAACAGAGAGAGACAAAGAAATTGCTGATGTCATTAAAGATTTAGAGCGAGAGTTAGTTGGCTTTGGCTTTTGCAATCCAGTTATTTACCCTGCTAGTTCTAGACAAGGACTTCTAGCGAAACTGATTCAGCAAGAAAAGGCCACTGAAAGCGAAACCAAAGACTTTAAAAAATTCTTTAGTGCTAGGTATGCCACGGAAGATGAGGAAGGAAACCAGATTATTCCTGCACCCCGAAAAATAGCAGCGCAAGCACTAGCAGATAGCGGTATCCTAACCATTCAAGAAACAGTCATTCAAAGGATTACTCAAAATTCTGGCTGGAATTTATTGAGTGAGGTGGTGGCAGAAATCGATAAAGCTGCTAAGGCTATTGAGGATACTCTGAATACAGAGATCCGGGGTTGGGAAATGGGGATTGAAGCCCTCAAACAAAAAGTAGAAGAGTACAGGAAACGCTCAGAAAATGCGAGGAGCCGAGTTGAATTAGTAAAAACAGCCGTGGAGGTACAAAAGCAAATACTAATTCAAGGATTTAGTCAAGGCATTAACACATTTGCTGATGAAGCTAAAACTCAGATAACCAGTGAGATAGATAAGATTGCAGGAGCACGTTCCGCTAACTCTCCAAAACCAAAAGATACTAAATATCTTCCCCAACCACGATCCAAAGTTGAAAAAAAGGGCTTCGTCGGACAAATAGTGGGAGAAATTGGAGAAGCACTATTAGGATCTATCCCTGTTTTTGGTGAGGGATTAGGCAAAGCATTCAAATTGAGCACATCTCTCTGGGATAAACTGAGTGAAACTGTTCCTGACAATTTCAATGGTTCTGTATCTGAACAAGATGATAAGCCTGAAAAGTTCGATCCATACATTATCCGTTGTAAGACTCAGACTGAAGCTCAAAAAATCCTAAAAACTATTAATGATGTTTGTGCGCCAAGTATTGAAAGTTGGTGGATAGATACTCAAGATCAGTTAGTTCGAGAGGGTACTAGCATCCGAGAGCAGTTAGCCGAAAAGATTCAAGAAGATATTCAAAAAATATCTGATGAGTTGTCTAATTATTTGGGTGATACTTTACAGGTTAGACTGAATATTAACCCGATTCAGTTTCCGAGTTTTGATTTTCCCGGAATTGATGCAGGGATTCAACGTCAAGTAGAGATATTTACCAGGACTGAAAAGATAACTGAGCTTAAAAAGAAAAGCAGGACAAAAAAATCAAAGAGTTTATGTAAGGGCGATCAAACTTACACGGTAGACGTTCCTATTGAAAAAACAATTGAAGTTCAAGACCAACGTACTATTTATCAAGTTGACTTGCGCCAAACTGTAAAACAAATTAAGCACAAAATTGATGACAATGTATCAGGAAGCCAGTTGCTGCTAGAGCAGGTGATAGAGCAACAAGTTTCTACGGATTTTAAAAGTGCCGAACGGCAAATCAATGATTATATCAACAGGTTTCAAAATGACTTCGATCGCGTTTTGAAGGAACGGGAAACGAAAGAAGCAGAAGCGCCGGAAATTCTGGCTCGTCTTGAGTATCAAAAAGCCAAGCTTATTGAGTACCTCAGTCAATTAAGTTCGATTCGGGAATCTCTCGATAGTTGGAAGCCCGTTAAGTAAAGTTATAGAAAGTACGATCGCCCTTTTTTCCCAAAGTGCGATCGACCTATAATTTCAGCATGGCAACCACTATCAAATTCACCAGAGCGATCGGTATAATTAAAAAATCAACATCAAATACAGTCAATTAATGCCATGATTGCTAATTTGCCCATCAAGCTGCCTCACTTACCCAACAGCTTGCCCAGCGAAGGTTCTGTCCGCATTGAGTTGGTCAACGGACTCTTAATATTTAGCGCTTCTATTCAAACCCAGGAACGAATTCAAACTTTAACAGCTCAACAACAAGCATCAAATCTCACTCCCGAAGAACAAACAGAATTGGATGGATATCGAGAATTCATTAGCTATCTAAATTTGGTAAATGAAACCATGAAAAATACTTTTCTATATCCTTTGCGAGGCACTGTCATTGGCTATGATGAGCCGTTTGAACCTGCGGTTTCCTTGGAAGATTGGGAAGTGTTACAATGATTGTACTAGATACTCATATATGGGTTTGGTGGGTTGATGATAACACACGACTGACTCAGAAACATCGGGACTGGATACAACAATATCAATCTCAAGGTTTAGGAATCAGCATCATTTCTTGTTGGGAGGTTGCTAAATTAGTAGAAATGGGAAGACTTACTTTGTCCGTTACAGTTGATGAGTGGTTAAAACAAGCTTTGGCTTATCCCGGAGTGCAGCTACTCGAACTCACCATTCCCATCATTGTCGAGTCAACTAAACTCACAGGTTTTCACCGCGATCCAGCAGATCAAATTATTGTGGCAACTGCGAGGATTTGCGGGTGTCCCTTACTAACTGCTGATGCAAAAATTCTGGCATATTCTGATGTACAGACTCTTCAGTGACAGGTAAAAAATGCCTTCGCCCCGGCCGCAAACTCTGGTTTCGCTGCTACTTTCAGTGAGGGAAAATACATGAAAATTCGAGAATCAGTTGGTAAGAGCATCTGGAACAATTCTGAGGGTTGGTGCTGCGAGCCTCTTGACCCCATACCGCCCGGTCATATTGCCCTAGCCGTTGAAGCGATAGATATTAATCTTGTAGACTGGGATCTCGAAGAAATTGGGGAAAAAGCAGGTTTTGATATTCAGTACAAATACACGGGAGTCAATGACCCGAAAGATTCATCTTTAGCTTGCGTAACTCAGTTTGTGGGTATCTACGAGGACTTCTCAAAGCTCGATCGCGATTTGGAAGTTTTGATGGCAGCCGGCATCCCGCGTCATTTATTTAAAATACTGACTGACAACGATGACATCGATTTGAAGCCTGTCACGCCATACCTCAAAGCAGTTTCCTAATGTTTTGGGTGCAACGCAATTGTTGCTTTTTCAAAGTACGCGGGTGCGTAGCTATCCCGTAGGAAATAGCCCTTTTTTCCTAAAGTGCGATCGCCCTTATCTAACTTCTATTCTCCTCGCATTACTAAGCAACTTCGAGTTCATATTGCAGAACTAAAATTTCATCAGCTTTCAACATAGCCATAGCATATTCACTCCCTTGACTATCAGCAAACTCCACTAAATACTGACATTCCTTTCCCGTCTCATACACTTCAATAATAGTTCCCACAAGTCCAACTGGCAAACTAGAAATAGATGCGTATTCTGGTTCCACTAGCGCTAATCGCGTATTGGAAATCGGCTTGAGAATCGCAACAGAATCCAAAACTCTAAAGTGTTTGATCGTAGTTTAACAAAAGCTGAAATCCAACAACGGTTAGAATTAGTTGAAGTATTTTCCGAGCAGTACCTTCTCAAGGTTTTTAGGGGCAGGTTTAGTTAGGATATACCCAATCGCAGCGAGTTTACCCCTTTCACGCACCCGCCCTCCCCACGCTAGGATTTACACCTTACTTAGGCCTTAAGTTCGCGCTGCTAAACTCAGAAGCAACAATCATCGACCCAATCCCCGCATCCGTAAATATTTCTTGCAGCAAAGCATGAGGAATTCGACCGTCAATAATGTGAGCACCCTTCACACCCTGAGCCAAACTCCGCACACAACAATTAACCTTCGGAATCATCCCCCCAGAGACAACTCCCGACTCAACCAACTCTCTCGCTTCCTGAATATCTAACTTAGCAATCAGACTCTCAGGTTTGTGATAATCCTCTAAAATTCCCGCCGTATCAGTCATCAAAATCAACTTTTCTGCTCCCAAACCAGCCGCAATTTCCCCAGCTACCGTGTCAGCATTAATGTTGTAAGATTGACCGTTTTCATCGGCTGCCACGCTCGACACCACCGGAATATAACCGCTGTTCACCAAAGACTCCAAAATCTGGATTTTCACGCCGCTGACTTCACCAACAAATCCAATTCCTTCCCGGCCATCTGGACGAGCTTGAATCAGATTGGCATCCTTGCCGCACAATCCCACTGCTTTGCCGCCAGCTTGGTTGATTAACGAAACAATTTCCTTATTTACTTTACCCACCAAAACCATTTCTACAACTTCCATTGTCGCGGCATCAGTCACCCGCAAACCATCCTTAAATTGCGGCTCAATTCCCAATTTTTCCAGCCAAATATTAATTTCCGGGCCGCCGCCGTGAACCACAACCGGACGCATCCCCACGCAAGCTAGCAGCACAATATCCCGAACTACCTTGTCTTTGAGATTGCTATCTTTCATCGCCGCACCGCCATATTTGACCACAATGGTGCGACCGGCAAAGTGTTGAATGTAAGGCAGTGCTTCGGACAGCACCTCTACTCGATTAGTGTCCGAATTCCTAACAAAATCGCTTTGTTTGAGCATGGGTAAATTACAAAAGACTAAAAACTTAATTCTAAACTTTAATGGCTAAAGCACAGATCAACAGCCACAAAAATCACTTTTTCCCTTGAAGTTATGGACGCACAGGCCCCCTCGCCTTTATTGAACCCCATCCTCAAAAAATTAATAGGTTTTTTTAATAAAATGATTAAAATTTATGTATTATAACTTATACATTTTTTGCTACAGTCAAGAAATGTATAGCTCCCTTGATTTACTTAACCTTTTATGTTAACTGCTGTCGCCCAAGACTCCGAAAACCTTCAGTCCAAGCTACCATCAGAGGCTGACTCGTCCCCCCGGATGACGGTATTTTGCGATTTAGACGGGCCCATAGTCGATGTGTCCGATCGCTACTACACTACCTACCAACAGGGATTGGCCGATACTCAAGCAGCTTATCTCGATCGGGGAATCAACCTCAACCTTCACATCCTCAGCAAACAGCAGTTTTGGCAAATGAAACAAAACCGAGTGCCCGATGCTGAAATAGCCAAAAGTTCCGGCTTGTCGGGAGAAGAAATTCACGTTTTTCTCGGATGCGTCAGTCAGATTGTCAATCAGCCAGACTTGTTGCACTTAGATCGCATCCAGCCGGGAGTGCAATGGGCGATCGGACTTCTGCACTCCCGCGGCGTGCGGCTGATTTTAGTCACCCTGCGGCCGAGAAATCAAGCCGTTCAACTGTTACAAAATTACGGTTTAGCCAGACTGTTTACCAGCATTCGCGGCAGTCAGATGGTCGATGCCGCCTACCATAACTATACAGCCTTAAAAACTGAATTGTTGGCTGAAGTGGCAGAAGAATTTGAGTCATCGCTGGGTTCTGCTTGGATGATCGGAGATACAGAAGCAGACATCCTCGCAGGAAAAGCATTGGGAATACCTACAATTGCCGTTACCTGCGGAATTCGCAGCCGCTATCAACTCCAAAAGCACCAGCCTAATTTCATTCTCAGCAACTTGATTATTGCCGTTCATCACTTATTAGGTTCCGGACAACAAATAATAGTAGAATGACTCCAGTTAACAGTAATTAGTTAACAGTTAACTGTTGACGGTTAACTGTTGACTAAGGACTCATGACTGCTGACTAATAACTGACTAAGGCTTTTCTAGATTCCTGGTCATTTCCCACAAGCGATTGAGCGGAAAATAAATCACCGGAGCCCAAAGACTGCTAAGAATAGCAGAACACAAAGCCACTCGCTGATGATAGCTCCAAATTTCCAGTAAAGCCCGATCGCCCATAGTAAAAAATTGCAGCCCCATCACCGTTTCCGCTACCACCGCCATCCCAAACACAATTAACGCCATCGGAATCGGATCTCTCTCAACAATATCTACCGGAATCGACCAGGTTTTCTGCAAAACAACTGTTAAGACTCCTACAACAACTAGACTGACAGCGTGGGTGGGATGAGGAGCCGTCATCGCATCTTGAAGAAACCCCAAAACCAAGCCCATGCTTGCAGCTCCCCAAACTGTACGTTTCCGCTTAATACTCCAAGCTACCAACCAAATTAACAGCCAGTTCGGTCCAATTCCCAGCAATTCCATTCCCGGCATCCGAGTGGGCAATATCAGTATGCACAGCATCACAGATAGAAATGTAACTGCGAAGTTGAGAAATTGGCGCGATCGCGAAGACATCCGAGATAAAGCTTTCATTGTTGCTGTGCTCCCTCGGATGGTGCAGAAGATTGACTCTGCGAATCCTTTGTTTCGGCTTGCTTAGAGTGGGGGTAAACCACCGCCCACTCCAGAGCATTCATCGGTGCAGAAAACTCAACCACAGCTTCTGGAGCCGGAGTTTTATTCATATCCACCGAAACCACTTTTCCCACCGGCAAACCAGGAGGGAACAACTGACTGAAAGAAGAGGTTGAAACCACATCCCCAGGCTTGACATTGGGAACATTATCAAAAAACTCCATCACAGCCTGATTACCCCCTTTACCGCGCATAAAACCCATGTGGCGACTGCGGGTAATTCCCACACCCAATTGACTCGTAGCGTCGCTGACTAACAGCACCAAGCTAGTATTAGGAGTAACGCTGACAACTCTGCCTACTAAACCGCCGGGGCCCATCACAGTAAAATCTGTTTTGATGCCATCCTTACTGCCGCGCCCCAAGGTTACTTGCTGCCACCAGTGGTCGGCGCTGCGACCGACAATAGGAGCTACAATCCCTTTAGGTTTCTTAGCAGAAACGTAACCTAAAAGCTCTTTTAGCTTCTGATTTTGAGTCTCTGATTCTAATAGCTGCGCTTGCAATTCTTGAGTGCGCGCCGAGATGAGCTCCTCTTGTGCAGATCCGTTGGCGTGAAACGGACGAGTCACCCAATTGTAAACTTCAAATACTGCCGCACCTTGTGTTTGTCGAACTCCCCAAGCGGCAGTTACAGCTAAACCTAAAAGAGCAATTTGCAGCCGCAGATCCCACCACTTTCGGAATGTATTTTTTAGCATAATTTCACTAATCTAAAATTGTTAAGTCAGGATTTTAGATTTGAGATTGCAGCCGTATTTATTGCTAAATCCACAATCCCAAATTTTTTAACTACATATTACGCGACGACTGCCCGCTGAAAACCCGTTCCAACTGTTTGTTTTCCAATACTCGACCAGTTCCCAAAACCACGCAGCACAGCGGATCGGCTGCCACGTGAGTGACAATTCCTGTTTCGTGACTGATCAGAGTATCTAAACCTTTCATCAGCGCGCCGCCACCAGCCAGCATAATTCCCCTGTCAATAATATCTGCTGCTAATTCCGGCGGGGTGCGTTCCAAAGTACGCTTGACAGCTTCCACAATTACTGAAAGCGGTTCCGACATACTTTCGCGAATTTCTGGGCCTTTGATAGTAACAGTTCGCGGCAAACCAGACAGTAAGTGCAAGCCCCGCACTTCCATCATTACATCGTCATCCTCTGGAGTTGGATATGCAGAACCAACCTGAATCTTAATTTCTTCAGCAGTGCGTTCGCCGATGACCAAATTGTGAACTTTTTTCATGTATTGGACGATCGCCTCATTGAGTTCGTCGCCGGCTACCCGCACAGACTCGCTGATCACCGTACCTTGCAAACTCAAAACCGCAACTTCCGTAGTACCTCCGCCTATATCTATAATCATATTGCCAGTCGCCTCAGCAACAGGCAGTCCAGCCCCGATCGCCGCCGCGATGGGTTCATCAATTAACCGTACTTCTCTAGCACCAGCCTGAGTCGCCGCCTCAATGACAGCACGCCTCTCGACTCCGGTGACACCGCTGGGGATGCCAATAATGATCCGCGGCGAAACTAAGCTTCGGCCTTCGTGAACCCTGCGGATAAAAGTCTTGAGCATCAGTTCTGCCGTATCGAAGTCTGCAATTACGCCGTCGCGAAGCGGGCGCAGTGCGATGACATTCCCTGGCGTGCGCCCGAGCATTTTTTTTGCTTCTTCTCCAACAGCCAGCGGTATTTTTAAATCTTGGTCGATCGCCACTACAGAAGGTTCCTGCAGAACAATACCTTGGCCCGATACATAAACGAGCGTGTTAGCAGTACCGAGGTCGATACCCATATCTCTAGATAACGAAAATCGATTGAGAAGACCCACTGATTTGTACCCCCCCCCAAAAACTAAAATACTATTGTGTGCAATAATGTTGTTACAAAAGTGTAACCGAGGTGGATTCTATTACGTTTTTCATCCTGAGTCTAGTCAGAAATGTACATTGTCGAGCTCAGGTGAGCGCAGACTTGCCAATCATCCACAATCAATATGTTCTCCTAACTGGGTGTACAATCAGGATGAAGCCTCACAAGCGCTGTTCCAAGTTCAGTTTGGAGGCTAATGCGCGTGTGGACTGTTTAACTACATCACCGATCGACCACATTCCCAAAAAAGTTTATGAGTCTTAATGTTGTAACTTTAGTAGGCCGCGTCGGCGGCGACCCGGACGTAAAGTATTTTGAGTCGGGTACAGTTAAGTGTAATTTGACGCTGGCAGTGAACCGCAGAACCAAGAACAGCGATCAACCAGACTGGTTCAATCTGGAAATCTGGGGCAAAACAGCGCAGATTGCTGCTGACTACGTTCGCAAAGGCTCTCTAATTGGCGTAACTGGCTCTTTGAAGTTCGATCGCTGGCAAGACCGCAATAGCGGAGCAAATCGCTCGAAGCCGGTAATTAAAGTAGACCATTTAGACTTGCTGGGTTCCAAACGCGACAACGAGTCGGGTATGCCGCAACACAACAGCGAATTCTAGCGTTTGGGGAATTTGGGAATTAATATTTGTGAATTGGGTGGGTGCTCGTGACTTCAGAAAAGTTAGAAATTGTTCAAACTGAGTACCAAGCTGGGCAAGTAGCTTTTGAGAGTGGCCGGTATGCTCAAGCTGTGCAGAGTTTAGAAACAGCTACCGGTTTAGTCGATCGAAATTCGCGGTTGGGCGGTGAGGTGCAGATGTGGTTAGTGACAGCCTACGAAGCCTCTGGCAATACAGAAAGGGCGATCGAGCTTTGCAGGCAACTCACCCGCCATCCCCGCCTAGAAACCCGCCAGCAAGCAAAGCGCTTGCTGTTCATTCTCGAAGCTCCCAAACTCACTATACCTCCTGAATGGATGGTGAAAATCCCCGATTTGGCAGCTTTAGATGAAAATCAATCAATCAGTTTTCAAGCCAATCCGAACGCTGATATCAAGTACGCTAAACCCAAGCCAGTCGTACCAGAGCCTGTAGATTTGAGTCAGGTTAATACGAAAGACAATCGGTTTATCTGGGTGGCGTTAATCGCGATCGGGCTAATTTTGATCGGCTTATTTATTAGTTATTAATAATTTTTTTCCTTCTCACCAACTCTATCTCTAGGGTGCGCCGAGGCGCACCTTACCCCTACTGAGAGAAGTTAAGCAATGCCTTTTAGCAATTATAAAAGTATCAGTGCGGTCGCCAAAGAATTCCAAATTAATTACCTGCGAGATAATTTCATTGTCGAAACAGAATTTGCAGTCAGCGACGTTTTTCGGAATGAATTAGAATTGATTTTCAATGAGGGAGTATTTGACAACTCGGAAATCGCCATTTGTGAAAATATCATTTATCCTGTATTAAAAGAAGTTTGGAAAAAATATCGCAGTAATTTTCTAATCTGGAGTCACCAAACCTTAGTCTATAATGAGAATCTGTCAGGAATTCTAGATTATATATTGGCCAAGCGCTCCCCCCTTGGCACAGTAGTTTTTGACAAGCCCTATTTCATATTAGTTGAAGCCAAGAAAGAGAGCGCATTTGATGAAGGATGGGGGCAGTGTTTGGCAGAAACGATCGCCGTGCAGCGACTTAACAATGAACCGGAACAAACTATCTTTGGTATTGTTTCTAATGGGGCAGTTTGGCAGTTTGGCAAGTTCAAATTAGATATGTTTACTCAAAATAAAATTTTCTATACTATTCAGGACTTAGAACGACTGTTTGCAGCCGTTAACTATGTTTTTAAACAGTGTGAATTACAATTAGAGGACAAGGAAGAAGTAAGGAACGACACTGATACACGGATTAATTATCGA of Oscillatoria nigro-viridis PCC 7112 contains these proteins:
- a CDS encoding rod shape-determining protein, with translation MGIDLGTANTLVYVSGQGIVLQEPSVVAIDQDLKIPLAVGEEAKKMLGRTPGNVIALRPLRDGVIADFDTAELMLKTFIRRVHEGRSLVSPRIIIGIPSGVTGVERRAVIEAATQAGAREVRLIDEPIAAAIGAGLPVAEATGNMIIDIGGGTTEVAVLSLQGTVISESVRVAGDELNEAIVQYMKKVHNLVIGERTAEEIKIQVGSAYPTPEDDDVMMEVRGLHLLSGLPRTVTIKGPEIRESMSEPLSVIVEAVKRTLERTPPELAADIIDRGIMLAGGGALMKGLDTLISHETGIVTHVAADPLCCVVLGTGRVLENKQLERVFSGQSSRNM
- a CDS encoding single-stranded DNA-binding protein; the encoded protein is MSLNVVTLVGRVGGDPDVKYFESGTVKCNLTLAVNRRTKNSDQPDWFNLEIWGKTAQIAADYVRKGSLIGVTGSLKFDRWQDRNSGANRSKPVIKVDHLDLLGSKRDNESGMPQHNSEF
- a CDS encoding tetratricopeptide repeat protein; this translates as MTSEKLEIVQTEYQAGQVAFESGRYAQAVQSLETATGLVDRNSRLGGEVQMWLVTAYEASGNTERAIELCRQLTRHPRLETRQQAKRLLFILEAPKLTIPPEWMVKIPDLAALDENQSISFQANPNADIKYAKPKPVVPEPVDLSQVNTKDNRFIWVALIAIGLILIGLFISY